One region of Oreochromis aureus strain Israel breed Guangdong linkage group 19, ZZ_aureus, whole genome shotgun sequence genomic DNA includes:
- the vti1b gene encoding vesicle transport through interaction with t-SNAREs homolog 1B — protein MSSEEFEKLHEMYRSLYEELKLMPDKAQKSHGEERKRLVRTFDERHGEAEEVLQGMEEELRIAPLSYRNSMSTKLRMYRRDLGKLQRDMKNSAPGFGSSYNTVQGNHGIYSSQNQHSTHLQSQRALLLEGTDALNNASQSIERSQRIAAETEQIGTDIIEELGEQREQLDRTRNRLANTGENLSRSRKILRAMSRRLVTNKLLLGIIILMELAILGAVIYLKFFRK, from the exons ATGTCGTCGGAGGAATTCGAGAAGTTGCACGAAATGTACCGATCGTTGTACGAGGAGCTGAAGCTGATGCCAGACAAGGCTCAGAAATCTCACGGAG aggagaggaagagactGGTGAGGACCTTTGATGAGAGACATGGGGAGGCTGAAGAAGTG TTACAAGGAATGGAAGAGGAGCTGCGCATTGCCCCTCTGTCCTATCGAAATTCAATGAGCACAAAACTGCGTATGTACCGGCGAGACCTCGGCAAGCTTCAGAGGGACATGAAAAACTCAGCACCTGGCTTTGGCTCCTCGTACAACACAGTGCAAGGAAATCATGGCATCTACTCTTCACAAAATCAGCACAGT ACGCACCTGCAGTCCCAGAGAGCGTTGCTTCTTGAGGGTACGGATGCTCTAAATAACGCCAGCCAGAGTATTGAACGCAGCCAGCGCATCGCTGCTGAGACAGAGCAAATTGGCACAGATATCATCGAGGAGTTGGGAGAACAGAGGGAACAGCTGGATCGAACCAGAAACAGA ctTGCGAATACTGGAGAGAATCTGAGTCGTAGTAGAAAAATTCTTCGTGCAATGTCGAGGCG GCTGGTGACAAACAAGTTGCTACTGGGCATCATCATTTTAATGGAACTGGCCATTCTGGGTGCTGTGATTTACCTGAAGTTCTTCCGAAAATGA
- the rdh12 gene encoding retinol dehydrogenase 12 encodes MMFLLLIIAGLGVVTLLVILFAPQIRKYAAGGVCKSTTRLDGKTVLITGANTGIGKETALDLAMRGARVIMACRDVEKGEEAAASIRASYPEAQVEVRELDLADTCSIRAFAQKFLREVNQLHILINNAGVMMCPYTKTVDGFEMHIGVNHLGHFLLTSLLIGLLKRSAPARIVVVSSLAHNFGWIRFHDLQSQGSYNSGLAYCQSKLANVLFTRELASRLKGTNVTVNSVHPGTVNSDLTRHSTLMTILFTIFSVFLKTPREGAQTSIYCAIAEELHSISGKHFSDCAPAFVAPQGRSAETARRLWDVSCELLGIEWD; translated from the exons ATGATGTTCCTTTTATTAATTATCGCGGGCCTCGGAGTGGTGACGCTGCTGGTGATTTTATTTGCACCACAAATAAG AAAATATGCAGCAGGAGGAGTGTGCAAGTCCACAACTCGTCTTGATGGGAAGACGGTCCTCATCACTGGAGCCAACACAGGAATTGGGAAGGAGACTGCCCTGGATCTGGCAATGCGAG GAGCTCGGGTGATCATGGCGTGTCGAGATGTGGAAAAGGGTGAGGAGGCTGCGGCCAGTATACGAGCCAGTTACCCCGAAGCACAAGTGGAGGTCCGGGAGCTCGATTTGGCAGATACGTGCTCTATACGAGCCTTTGCACAGAAATTCCTAAGAG AAGTCAACCAGCTACATATCCTTATAAACAACGCTGGGGTGATGATGTGCCCCTACACGAAAACTGTCGACGGCTTTGAGATGCATATCGGAGTCAATCATTTGG GCCACTTCCTGTTGACGTCCCTCCTAATCGGGCTTTTGAAGCGCAGCGCTCCGGCCCGGATTGTGGTGGTCTCCTCTCTGGCACACAACTTCGGCTGGATCCGCTTCCATGACCTTCAGAGCCAGGGCAGCTACAACAGCGGATTAGCATACTGCCAGAGCAAACTGGCAAATGTACTGTTCACCAGAGAGCTGGCTTCCAGACTCAAAG GAACTAATGTCACAGTGAACTCGGTTCATCCGGGGACGGTAAACTCCGACCTGACCAGACATTCAACTCTGATGACGATATTGTTCACCATCTTCTCCGTGTTCCTGAAAACTCCACGGGAAGGAGCACAGACTAGCATCTACTGTGCCATTGCAGAGGAACTGCACTCTATCTCTGGGAAACACTTCAG TGACTGCGCCCCTGCCTTTGTGGCCCCACAGGGAAGAAGTGCGGAGACGGCGAGGAGACTGTGGGACGTCAGCTGCGAGCTTCTTGGAATCGAGTGGGACTAA